One Erythrobacter aureus DNA segment encodes these proteins:
- the lipA gene encoding lipoyl synthase: MNDLSSPPKPEGDRPQMQRKPDWIRVKAPVSQGYQETRKLMRDLNLHTVCEEAACPNIGECWTKKHATVMILGDTCTRACRFCNIKTGMPMPVDPLEPEHTAAAAAAMGLEHIVITSVDRDDLPDRGAGQFVKVITALRRETPDTTIEILTPDFKGRMKQSIAEICEAGPDVFNHNLETVPRLYPTIRPGARYYASLRLLEEVKAHNPLIFTKSGIMLGLGEARLEVHQVMDDMRSADIDFITMGQYLQPTPKHAKVEEFVTPKQFAAYGAIARAKGFLQVASSPLTRSSYHAGDDFAQMRAAREAKLAKQGA, translated from the coding sequence ATGAACGACCTCTCCTCTCCGCCGAAGCCCGAGGGCGATCGCCCGCAGATGCAGCGCAAGCCCGATTGGATTCGGGTGAAGGCGCCTGTCAGCCAAGGCTATCAGGAAACGCGTAAGCTGATGCGCGACCTGAACCTGCACACCGTGTGCGAGGAAGCGGCATGCCCGAATATCGGCGAGTGCTGGACCAAGAAGCACGCCACGGTGATGATCCTCGGCGATACCTGCACCCGCGCTTGCCGGTTCTGCAATATCAAGACTGGCATGCCGATGCCGGTCGACCCGCTGGAACCGGAACACACTGCCGCCGCAGCCGCCGCGATGGGGCTTGAACATATTGTTATCACCAGCGTCGATCGCGACGATCTCCCGGATCGGGGTGCGGGCCAGTTCGTGAAGGTCATCACCGCGCTGCGCCGCGAGACGCCCGATACGACGATCGAAATCCTCACCCCCGACTTCAAAGGGCGGATGAAGCAGTCGATCGCCGAGATCTGCGAAGCGGGTCCCGACGTCTTCAACCACAATCTCGAGACCGTGCCGCGGCTCTACCCGACCATCCGCCCAGGCGCGCGCTACTATGCCTCGCTGCGCCTGCTCGAAGAGGTCAAGGCGCACAATCCGCTGATCTTCACCAAGTCGGGTATCATGCTGGGCCTCGGCGAGGCCCGGCTCGAAGTGCACCAGGTAATGGACGACATGCGCAGCGCGGATATCGATTTCATCACCATGGGCCAATATCTCCAGCCGACACCCAAACATGCGAAGGTGGAGGAATTCGTCACGCCCAAGCAATTCGCCGCTTATGGCGCGATTGCCCGAGCCAAGGGTTTCCTCCAGGTAGCCTCGAGCCCGCTGACACGCTCGAGCTATCATGCCGGTGACGATTTTGCGCAAATGCGCGCGGCGCGCGA
- a CDS encoding sodium-dependent bicarbonate transport family permease: MDATTLQTFTSPVVLFFVLGLLAAFARSDLAIPEAIAKGMSLYLMAAIGLKGGVAVSESGFSLTVAVALIAGIAAGFILPVFAFWLIRGFGRLDRINAGAVAAHYGSISVVTFVTAVEILEFQGKPSAGYMVAVMATMESPAILAGLLLARGFGDDNGQSMREMLHEVFFNSSVVLLLGAFAIGLIGGTDGFADVSPFFEAGFKGVLCIFLLDMGLIAARRMMDSRAVTWRLASIAIFLPLVNGAAGTILGTVVGLDVGSAAALGVLCASASYIAVPAAMRLALPEADPGIYLTMSLSITFPFNVLINIGLISAFASMIAGQGGLAP; encoded by the coding sequence ATGGACGCTACGACACTCCAGACATTCACCTCTCCGGTGGTGCTGTTCTTCGTTCTTGGCCTGCTGGCAGCTTTTGCACGGTCTGATCTCGCCATTCCGGAAGCAATTGCCAAGGGGATGTCGCTCTATTTGATGGCGGCAATCGGCCTCAAGGGCGGTGTCGCGGTTTCCGAATCGGGATTCAGCCTGACGGTTGCCGTCGCGCTCATCGCGGGTATCGCCGCAGGGTTCATCCTGCCGGTCTTCGCCTTCTGGCTGATCCGCGGTTTCGGGCGACTGGACCGGATCAACGCCGGTGCCGTGGCCGCCCACTACGGCTCGATCAGCGTCGTCACCTTCGTAACCGCAGTCGAGATTCTCGAATTTCAGGGCAAGCCGTCCGCCGGCTACATGGTCGCGGTGATGGCCACAATGGAAAGCCCCGCTATCCTTGCCGGTCTGCTCCTTGCACGCGGCTTTGGCGACGACAATGGCCAGAGCATGCGCGAGATGCTGCACGAAGTGTTCTTCAATTCTTCGGTCGTGCTGCTGCTGGGAGCTTTCGCCATCGGCCTGATCGGTGGGACCGACGGATTTGCCGATGTCAGTCCCTTTTTCGAAGCAGGGTTCAAGGGCGTGCTGTGCATCTTCCTGCTCGACATGGGATTGATCGCGGCGCGGCGCATGATGGATTCGCGGGCCGTTACTTGGCGCCTCGCCTCGATCGCGATTTTCCTGCCGCTGGTAAACGGTGCGGCGGGCACGATCCTTGGCACCGTCGTCGGGCTCGACGTCGGTTCGGCCGCCGCGCTTGGCGTGCTCTGCGCCAGCGCCAGCTACATCGCGGTCCCGGCAGCCATGCGGCTTGCCCTGCCCGAAGCCGATCCGGGTATCTACCTGACCATGTCGCTCAGCATCACCTTCCCCTTCAACGTATTGATCAATATCGGCCTGATCAGCGCCTTCGCGTCGATGATCGCCGGACAGGGAGGCCTCGCGCCATGA